TCTGCGTATCGGCGCTTGGCAGAAAGTCCGAAGCATCCGGACTCTTTCGAAAGGTCTGCTGCAGCCGGAATATCGGTTCCAGTCGCCCGATCAAGCTGTCAGCGCCATGAATCTGAGACAACCGGTAGTCCGTCTCTATCCAATATCCTTGCGAGTGAGCCCCATGTGCATACTCAGAGCGGATCTTCAGAGGAATCCCTGCCAACTCCCACCAGAGATGCACTCCAAAGGAGTTTGATTCGGTACCCTCCAGCGTCCTCCCATAGGATGTTCCGATCTCGAGCCTTACCTTAGGGAAGTACGCATATATCTGTCCGCCCGTTGAACGCAACGACTGAAATTGTTTATTCGTGCTGCCTGCCGAAAAGTAAGCTGCGTAACTGATTGAGACCGTTTCCGTCGAGTGCGCGTTACCTCTTAACATGCCGCCCGTTCCACTACCACTTCCCATGGTGCCGATACCGTATATCAAAGGAGCATCCTGCAGGTTACTGATCCAGATCGGTGAAAGCCGCTCGTTGTAGGTGCCAAACGGTGTAAGGAAGTAGCCGCCTACCACTGTGAGGTGCGGCGTGGCGATGTAGTCAGCCTGAAGATACGACAATCCTAGAAACCCCGAATGGCTATACCCTTGGCCGTTCCCTTTCGGGGAAAAAGTCTCGAGAACATTGGCACGCGATTCAACCAGCAGATGTTGACCGATCGGAGCCTCCAGCACTGGGACCGCGATTGTCTGGTAAGACGTAGTACCGCCATTAGTGTTTGTAAGTAAGCCTAACCCTCCCGAGAGGAGAGGAGTGTCCTGAGCAGCGAGAACTGGCAAGTAGCACAGCATCCAGACGAAAAACAGCACGTTGCCGACTCGTCGGAGAAGTGCGCGATCTCTCAAACTAAATAAAGTACACATGCTGCTTTAACGCTATCGCGAGGCTCCAACGGGTGTGTCATTCGGTGGTCTGGAGTCTGTCATTAATTTGTCAGATCGTCACATCTTAAAACCAGATTACGCAAGGAATTACTCTGCCGCAGTGGCATGGAGACAAGCGTGATGTTAGATGATCCTGTCGCCTTCGCCGGGTGCGAGGAATAAATTAGCTTCAAGGCCGTGCTGACGCGTGTAAAGCTCATAATAGCGAGCCCCGCGCTGATACAGGGACTCGTGAGTTCCTCGTTCGACGATCCTCCCCTGCTCAACCACCAGGATTTGATCGGCACGTCGAATCGTCGACAGCCGGTGCGCGATCACGAAGGTGGTGCGGCCCTGCATTAGAAAGTCGAGTCCGCTCTGGATCAGCGCTTCAGATTCGGAGTCCAGCGAACTGGTAGCTTCATCAAGGATGAGGATGCGCGGATCAGCCAGGACGGCACGAGCTATAGAGATCCGCTGACGCTGTCCGCCTGACAGCCTGACTCCGCGTTCTCCCACGACTGTCTGATACCGCTCCGCAAATCGCTCGGCAAACTCATCGACTCGCGCGATGCGGCATGCTTCCATCAGTTGCTCTTCGGTAGCGTTTGGACGGCTGAACAGAACGTTTTCCTGGATGGTTCCATCGAAGAGGAACGTCTCCTGCAATACGACGCCGAGTTGTTGACGAAAGCTCGACAGACGGATGGTGCAAAGGTCAACGCCGTCGATCAGCACCTGACCGTCGAATGCACTATGAAAGCCGCAGATAAGTGAGATGATAGTCGACTTACCCGAGCCCGAAGACCCGACGAGCGCAGTGACCGTGCCCGGCATCGACTCAAAACTGATCCCGTGCAGAACGGGGGTGTTGGGAACATAGGAGAAAGTGACGTCCTTGAACGCTACGTCCCCCATGATTGAATCTATTGCCTCCGTACGGGCTACTTCGTCATCTTCCTCGGGTTCATCGAGAATCTCGAAGGTGCGATCAAGACCCGCAAACGTTTCGGTGAGCTGAGTTCCGACGCTGACCAACAGGGCAATCGGTGCAACTAGGAAGGCCAGTAGCATTGTGAATTCCACATAGCCTCCAACATCGAGATGGTGCGTCATCGTTCCTCTTGCTCCGAGGTACATAACTAGCGAGACCACGATTCCGATCGCAATCGTGGAACAGAGCGACATAAACGACCGAGCAGTTATCGAACTGGTGGCATTTTGGAGAAGACGCCCGGCGCCTTGAGCAAAGACCTGCCCTTCGGCGGCTTCCGCGTGGTATCCCTTGACGACGCGCACACCGCTGATGGATTCGCTGAGGCGACCGGTGACCTCGGCGCTGATACGGGAGCGTTCGCGGAAGATCGGTCGCGTAACCCCAAATGCCTTTTTGAGAAACCATGCGAAAACGATCAAAATGCAGAACGTGAGGATCGTCATGAGAATGCTAATGCGAATGAGAATGACGAGCGCGATAATCCCTGTGAGAATGCCACCGACAAAGTCTATGAGCCCTGCCCCAACGAGATTCTGAACTCCTTCCACATCGGACATGATGCGAGTGACCAGGACTCCAGTACGATTAATATCGAAGAAAGAGATGGGCAAACGGCTGATATGCTGTTGGACCCGAATGCGCAGATCTGCGACAAGACGCTGGCCCGCAGTGGAAAGCTGCTTCGAAAGGGTGTAAGTGGTGATGCCCTGGATGAAGGCAGCAAAGGCTACAGCACCTACGATCAGGGGCAGCCTTTCGAACTGCTGCTTGTACATTACGTTATTGACAAGGTAACGAGAAGAAATGGGAACAGCTAAGCTGCAGACTCGGTTCACAATCATTAGCAAAAAACTGCTCGCAAGAACCCACCGAAACGGCTCGACGAGTCTCCAAATCTCGGGGATCATTCTGACAAACTTTGACCCTCGACCCGATGAGAGGCGCTCTTCTTTTTTAGCGTAGATGTCCCGCGAAGTATGATCAACAGACCTTACATCGTCACCGAAGCTGGAGGAGTCGAGAGAAGAAGCCATGGATAGATGCCGGGGTTGGAGTTGAGTGCAGATAGGATTCTTAGTTCGAAATTGTCAATGTGATCACCCAGGCATTTGTGACTCAAGCTGGCTCAGGATTCTGGCATATCTCGATTGCATCTTTGGAGAAGCGGCCGTTTGGGCAAGCTGAATCAGTTCGTCTTTGGAAGGCTTTAACTTCAGGGACATATGCTTCCAGAAATACTTCAAATCATCTGAGCGCCAATTAGCGTACGTAGCTTCCCAGGATCTATTTGAGGATCCCGCGAATACCAGATTCGCGGGATCAACCGCTCGTTCGTAATCCTGAAATCTGCAATCCAATGAGATACGGAGTTGTTTAGAGACGTTCGGAGCGGCTGCGTGGACCGTTAGACTGTGAAAAATTAGGACATCTCCTGCATTGATTTGTCCGCTGACCCAATCGCCTCCGCGCGCTGTCCCGTTTGGAATAATGCCTGTTTCGGGGTCAACCTTCTGAAGCCCAAAACGATGAGACCCTTCGAGAATCCGCAACGGCCCTAGTTCTAGTGGACAGTTGTGGAGTGGAATCCAGGCCGTAAAGCTTTCCGGATCGCCCGCGATGGACTGATGGTCCTGATGTGCCTGAATCACGAGACGTTCACAGTTAGGAAAGATTAACCGGCCGATCGGCTTCGGGTGTATCAGGAGTCGTGAACCAATAAGCAGTTTCATCACCTCCCGGAGGGCCGGATGATGTGCGAGAGCGTGGAAAGATTCCAAGCCAAAGACTTGTTGATAGACAAGATTGAACGATGAGTCAGACTCACCACATATGGCGCCGTTGTCAGCTACGCGCTCCACGAAACCATAACCAGGCATAAGCCAGCCAGCGACACCAACAATCAGCAGAATCTCATTCAGCAGTTGATTCACGTCCTCGAAGGGCAGCAATCCCCTAACTAGCAAATAACCTTGTGAGGCTATTTCCTTCTTCAAAGAGCGCGACTGTAGATCAGGAGCATAGATTTCACGAAACGGCTTCACGAGGTCATCCACTGTTCCCGACTCCTGCTGAATAAATGAGTTTCGCAAGATTGCCTTTAGTCAAAGCTCTAGCACACGATCTACAGTCGAGCCGATATCGAAAGCAGGTCAACACGACTCAAGGGTATGCTAATAAATGAAGAGATGATGCGGCGAGATTGGCTCAGATAGTTCTATCTCCGAGTTTGCACTCCTTGCATTTGCGCACAAAAAACAAAGACAACAAAAATACTACTTGCTTAGTATTTTGTTGTTGTCACCGGTTTGTCATTTGATTGTTTCTGCAGACGTGAATTAGGGTTAGTTTCAAGGAATGGACTGCCAATCGACGGAATAACATCAGCAAATCGTTCAGTAGATGATGCGCCGTCTGCAAAGAGCCGAAAACCAAAGAGCTCGTCCGCAATCGCTGGCATAGATCAAAGCTTGCGAGTCCGCGGCCCAAGCAGGTTCAGTGTTGTTGCACGCGGCATCGGTAAGTCTGTGAGTTTGGCCGTTGCTCAAATCGCGCAGCCATAAGTTCCAGTTTCCACCTTGCAATTCGCTATAAGCGAGCCACCGCCCGTTTGGTGAGATAGAAGGATATCTGACCTCGCCCATGCCGAGAGATCGTACGCTTCCGACTCGATCTGACACAAATAGTCCCGGGTGACCACCTCCCGACGTGGCTGAAAATACAATCTCGCCTCCGGGCAAGAACGACATTTCGAGCACATTGAATTCCGGCGGGGTAAGCGGACTGTCTCTGGCCACCGATTGACCCAGAGCGCGTATCCAAATGCGCGTTCGACCGTGTTCCTCGCGGAGAAACGCCAGCCACCGGCCATCAAAAGATGCTACTGGAGACTCGGCCTGCTGGATGCTTGTGCTCCCGCCTGATGCGGAGATGATTTTGGATTCGTGCCCAGTTTGTTCGACCCATTGGATACCGTTCGCGGCGGCTATTCCGAGTTCGTCATCGTGCCCTTTGCTGAAGTGGATGGCCCCGAAACGTTCAACTGCGGAACGGTAACCATCGTGTTGCATCCCCACAAACAGAAGCCCATCTTCTTCTGCCGTTGGATGAACCGCCATAAAAACTCCTTTTGGAATAGGAATTCGTTGTTGATAATCGGCATAGAGTCCGCGCTGGTGACGAAGATTGAATACGATACTCAAGGTCAGGATTGCGGCGAGCGCAAGCGCCCAGGCAAGACGGTCACGCTTCGTACTTTTGCTTGACTCTTGGCTGACCAGAACCGCATAGGCAAACGCGCAGAGGAGAACCATTGCATACAGTCTTGGCACAGTCAGTACCGCAATCCATCCTGCTGCCCCGTTATTTGTTCCACCCACGAATCCCGCTACAGCATAAAGAGGCAAGAGAATAGCGAGCCACCAGTTTTTCTTCTCCTCCCGGAGCACTCCCCATATCAAACATGCGGGCAAGATTAGGAGAGTGAAGAGATAGGATGCCGGTGACGTTGAAATCGCAAGGCTGGCTAGTAAGATCGCCGCCCACTCGAGATGGACACGACGCGGACAGGTTTCGTTGGGCGCAGCAAGGAGCAAGGCTGGCGCCATCAGCATCATCTGCAATAGTGGATGCAAGCCTGCAAACAACCAAGGAGCATTAATTGCGGGATGTTGATTTAGCTGGGGCTCATAAATAAAAAGCTTGTGAAGGAGGGAAGAGAGAGACGCTGCCTGCAGGTTGTATGGATCCAGGCCTTC
This Tunturibacter gelidoferens DNA region includes the following protein-coding sequences:
- a CDS encoding ABC transporter ATP-binding protein, which produces MASSLDSSSFGDDVRSVDHTSRDIYAKKEERLSSGRGSKFVRMIPEIWRLVEPFRWVLASSFLLMIVNRVCSLAVPISSRYLVNNVMYKQQFERLPLIVGAVAFAAFIQGITTYTLSKQLSTAGQRLVADLRIRVQQHISRLPISFFDINRTGVLVTRIMSDVEGVQNLVGAGLIDFVGGILTGIIALVILIRISILMTILTFCILIVFAWFLKKAFGVTRPIFRERSRISAEVTGRLSESISGVRVVKGYHAEAAEGQVFAQGAGRLLQNATSSITARSFMSLCSTIAIGIVVSLVMYLGARGTMTHHLDVGGYVEFTMLLAFLVAPIALLVSVGTQLTETFAGLDRTFEILDEPEEDDEVARTEAIDSIMGDVAFKDVTFSYVPNTPVLHGISFESMPGTVTALVGSSGSGKSTIISLICGFHSAFDGQVLIDGVDLCTIRLSSFRQQLGVVLQETFLFDGTIQENVLFSRPNATEEQLMEACRIARVDEFAERFAERYQTVVGERGVRLSGGQRQRISIARAVLADPRILILDEATSSLDSESEALIQSGLDFLMQGRTTFVIAHRLSTIRRADQILVVEQGRIVERGTHESLYQRGARYYELYTRQHGLEANLFLAPGEGDRII
- a CDS encoding phytanoyl-CoA dioxygenase family protein, giving the protein MDDLVKPFREIYAPDLQSRSLKKEIASQGYLLVRGLLPFEDVNQLLNEILLIVGVAGWLMPGYGFVERVADNGAICGESDSSFNLVYQQVFGLESFHALAHHPALREVMKLLIGSRLLIHPKPIGRLIFPNCERLVIQAHQDHQSIAGDPESFTAWIPLHNCPLELGPLRILEGSHRFGLQKVDPETGIIPNGTARGGDWVSGQINAGDVLIFHSLTVHAAAPNVSKQLRISLDCRFQDYERAVDPANLVFAGSSNRSWEATYANWRSDDLKYFWKHMSLKLKPSKDELIQLAQTAASPKMQSRYARILSQLESQMPG
- a CDS encoding glycosyltransferase 87 family protein; protein product: MALRTLPKAWHTLNTDFPNYYLTASLVHEGYDTSRVYEWLWFQRQKDHREIDQRLVGMVPITPFSTLLIYPLTSLPILTAKRCWLIFNLGLLVATLSILRRMTRHPWQHLSLVAVLSFPLRVNLLFGQYYVLLLFLLTLACWLYICQKPFLAGIVVGLATGLKVFPAFYLLYFLRKRDLKAFAGGVLGSLGSGVASIYAFGCELHRVYLFQVLPSALRGEGLDPYNLQAASLSSLLHKLFIYEPQLNQHPAINAPWLFAGLHPLLQMMLMAPALLLAAPNETCPRRVHLEWAAILLASLAISTSPASYLFTLLILPACLIWGVLREEKKNWWLAILLPLYAVAGFVGGTNNGAAGWIAVLTVPRLYAMVLLCAFAYAVLVSQESSKSTKRDRLAWALALAAILTLSIVFNLRHQRGLYADYQQRIPIPKGVFMAVHPTAEEDGLLFVGMQHDGYRSAVERFGAIHFSKGHDDELGIAAANGIQWVEQTGHESKIISASGGSTSIQQAESPVASFDGRWLAFLREEHGRTRIWIRALGQSVARDSPLTPPEFNVLEMSFLPGGEIVFSATSGGGHPGLFVSDRVGSVRSLGMGEVRYPSISPNGRWLAYSELQGGNWNLWLRDLSNGQTHRLTDAACNNTEPAWAADSQALIYASDCGRALWFSALCRRRIIY